The following are encoded in a window of Desulfurobacteriaceae bacterium genomic DNA:
- a CDS encoding YqaA family protein, which produces MEIVSFEFWQEFALRYGFWGLAFNSFIEAIFFPIPPDVLLIALCIADPQNAFLYALIATVFSSLGGVAGYFLGYFGGKPLATRFFGEEKVNKVHKLYESYESLIILLAGFTPIPYKVFTITSGVLFASLRKLIVFSLLGRGLRFFSEAGLLYFYGESVKEFIFKNLNLISVGVGIIFILVFFAYRRLKR; this is translated from the coding sequence ATGGAGATAGTATCTTTTGAGTTTTGGCAGGAGTTTGCTCTTCGGTACGGTTTTTGGGGACTTGCTTTTAACTCGTTTATTGAGGCAATTTTTTTTCCCATTCCTCCAGACGTTCTTTTAATAGCTCTGTGCATAGCAGACCCGCAAAACGCATTCCTCTACGCTCTTATTGCAACAGTTTTTTCAAGTCTAGGAGGGGTTGCTGGTTATTTTTTAGGATATTTTGGAGGAAAACCTTTAGCTACTAGATTTTTTGGCGAAGAAAAGGTAAATAAAGTTCATAAACTCTACGAATCTTACGAAAGCTTAATAATCCTACTTGCAGGATTTACTCCAATACCTTATAAGGTCTTCACTATTACTTCTGGGGTTCTTTTTGCCAGTTTAAGGAAGCTTATAGTATTTTCACTTCTTGGAAGAGGATTGAGGTTTTTCAGTGAAGCTGGACTTTTATACTTTTATGGCGAAAGTGTTAAGGAGTTTATCTTTAAAAACCTTAACTTAATCTCTGTTGGAGTTGGAATAATCTTTATCTTAGTTTTCTTTGCTTATAGGAGACTAAAAAGATGA
- a CDS encoding nicotinamide mononucleotide transporter, giving the protein MERTKFQKTLEIIASVTGVVALLITAVGFPQVGFPVALIASMLYATYGYLTKQYGIMVSSIIYAIVEIIGIIRWVFLGEIG; this is encoded by the coding sequence TTGGAAAGAACAAAGTTTCAAAAGACGCTTGAGATAATAGCTTCAGTAACGGGAGTTGTTGCCCTCTTGATAACTGCTGTTGGATTTCCGCAAGTTGGTTTTCCAGTTGCACTAATTGCCTCTATGCTCTACGCCACTTACGGGTATTTAACCAAACAGTATGGAATCATGGTAAGTTCTATAATTTACGCCATAGTTGAGATTATAGGTATAATCAGATGGGTGTTCTTGGGGGAAATAGGATAA
- a CDS encoding 4Fe-4S dicluster domain-containing protein, with amino-acid sequence MSRRNFFRLVANSFKQAAAEFAYEVAKPTKDYLRPPGSENEDTFLALCKRCGKCVENCQTGVLDKVKDTNPIVFDTPFMNFDKNFCEKCYTCIDNCPSGALKKENLEKFKLVAKLEKTRCVAFQDIFCQTCYWSCPKMDKAITLKDFNYPEFHEEFCLGCGRCIHACPTIPKSITLVRVVSSENC; translated from the coding sequence ATGAGTAGAAGAAACTTTTTTAGGTTAGTTGCAAACTCTTTCAAGCAGGCTGCTGCTGAATTTGCGTATGAAGTGGCAAAACCGACAAAGGACTATTTAAGACCGCCGGGAAGTGAAAATGAAGATACTTTTTTAGCTCTTTGTAAAAGATGTGGAAAGTGTGTTGAGAACTGTCAAACTGGAGTTCTTGATAAAGTAAAAGACACCAATCCAATAGTCTTCGATACCCCTTTTATGAATTTTGACAAAAACTTTTGTGAGAAGTGTTATACCTGCATTGATAACTGTCCAAGTGGTGCTTTAAAAAAGGAAAACCTTGAAAAATTTAAGCTTGTTGCAAAGCTTGAAAAAACAAGATGCGTAGCCTTTCAGGATATCTTCTGTCAAACCTGCTACTGGTCCTGTCCCAAGATGGATAAAGCTATTACGCTTAAAGACTTTAACTACCCTGAATTTCACGAAGAGTTTTGTTTAGGTTGTGGAAGGTGTATTCACGCTTGTCCAACAATCCCAAAGTCTATAACTTTGGTTAGGGTTGTAAGTAGTGAAAACTGTTAA
- the surE gene encoding 5'/3'-nucleotidase SurE, with product MDKKPRILLSNDDGIRSEGLKALYERLSELADVIVVAPDRERSAIGRALTLHRPLRCEQIAENWYAVDGTPTSCVYIGVHAIMNGEKPDMIVGGINKGPNLGEDITYSGTVSIAMEGALLGIPSIAFSLTAFKDFEWDSASSWAVRIVKKVLEKGIPKNCCLNVNIPNLPYDKIKGIKITRQGKKDYTEKVEARRDPWGRVYYWIGGEEPNWKAEPGTDYWAIKNGFVSITPVHLDLTDYKALEELKTYNW from the coding sequence ATGGATAAAAAGCCAAGAATTCTTCTTTCAAACGATGATGGTATAAGATCGGAGGGGCTAAAAGCTCTTTACGAAAGGCTCAGCGAACTTGCAGATGTCATAGTTGTAGCTCCCGATAGAGAAAGAAGCGCAATAGGTAGAGCTCTTACCTTACACAGACCTTTAAGGTGTGAGCAAATAGCTGAAAACTGGTATGCAGTTGATGGAACACCAACAAGTTGTGTTTATATTGGCGTTCACGCCATAATGAATGGCGAAAAGCCAGACATGATAGTGGGAGGAATAAACAAAGGTCCAAACCTCGGAGAGGACATCACTTACTCTGGAACAGTTTCAATAGCAATGGAAGGAGCTCTACTTGGAATTCCTTCTATAGCATTTTCTCTTACTGCATTTAAAGATTTTGAATGGGATTCTGCAAGTTCTTGGGCAGTCAGAATAGTGAAAAAAGTTCTTGAAAAAGGTATTCCTAAGAATTGCTGTTTAAACGTTAACATTCCTAACCTTCCTTATGACAAGATAAAGGGAATAAAAATTACAAGACAGGGAAAGAAAGACTATACAGAAAAGGTAGAAGCAAGAAGAGATCCTTGGGGAAGGGTTTACTACTGGATAGGTGGAGAAGAACCAAACTGGAAAGCAGAGCCAGGAACAGACTACTGGGCCATAAAGAACGGTTTTGTTTCAATTACTCCTGTTCATTTAGACCTTACAGATTATAAGGCCTTGGAAGAACTCAAAACTTATAACTGGTGA